Proteins encoded in a region of the Zea mays cultivar B73 chromosome 2, Zm-B73-REFERENCE-NAM-5.0, whole genome shotgun sequence genome:
- the LOC103646317 gene encoding C2 and GRAM domain-containing protein At5g50170, producing the protein MRLYVYVLEARGLPAPRQRRGGVVLFYAKVTVGKQRFRTRAVEASDLGGAAVAAAWNEEFVFAVGSDGAAGGEELEVAVARRGARGREVVGTVRLPVPAATAAAGAPGERRSVPPTWFTLQLQRRRKGVVGVDGGDEAAADCGKILLSFSLYGENNVNSVVHTDAEVERSLDMEHSSCNNGGVVDSPRSHDTDNSEHFTQEDCNSITEVDDLAETSTTATANGASDTERMVPDAAASFFEEAMEIMKSRRSTPELPQDLDGGIIFEHAYLVGSKELNHLLFRPDSQFFKDVRELQGTMDYEEQPWTWKSADPPSLTRTCRYTTGASNKFMKAVKTSEEQTYLRADGKSFVVTARVRTPEVPFGNCFAVVLLYKIVHRTGEEGAHLTVSYNVDFLQSTMMRSVIEGSVRDGLRENFQGFAQVLSRHVVEVAGSVGMSKEQLLAPLQVEHRQSDIRLAYRYFCNFTAVSTVLFALYVLVHIFLSGPAGLEFSGLDLPDSFGELITAGVLVLQLQRLLNMVTHFVEARLQRGSDHGVKANGDGWLLTVALLEATSLPPGSVDPYVVLSCNGITRTSSVQLQTLEPQWNEIMEFGAMEEAPAVLDVEVFNFVGPFGVAISIGHAEINFLKHTSVELADIWVPLQGKLAQTCKSRLHLRVFLENTKGPETTMREYMSKMEKEVGKKLHVRSPHRNSTFQKLFNLPQEEFLIADYACSLRRKLPLQGRLFVSARIVGFYANLFGHKTKFFFLWEDVEEIQVLQPSFTTVGTPSLLFILKSGRGLDAKSGAKSQDKEGRLKFQFHSFASFSKASRTIIGLWKSKSSAVEQREEHHEEDASSLDLD; encoded by the exons ATGCGGCTCTACGTGTACGTGCTCGAGGCGCGCGGGCTACCGGCGCCGCGTCAGCGCCGCGGCGGCGTCGTGCTGTTCTACGCGAAGGTGACGGTGGGGAAGCAGCGGTTCCGGACGCGGGCGGTGGAGGCGTCGGATCTGGGCGGCGCGGCAGTGGCGGCGGCGTGGAACGAGGAGTTCGTGTTCGCGGTGGGGTCGGACGGAGCTGCTGGGGGCGAGGAGCTCGAGGTCGCCGTGGCGCGGCGGGGAGCGAGAGGGAGGGAGGTGGTGGGCACGGTCAGGCTGCCCGTGCCGGCCGCCACCGCTGCTGCTGGTGCCCCGGGGGAGAGGCGGTCCGTGCCGCCGACGTGGTTCACGCTGCAGCTGCAGCGACGGCGGAAGGGCGTTGTCGGCGTCGACGGTGGCGACGAAGCCGCGGCGGATTGCG GGAAAATTCTCCTCAGCTTTTCACTCTACGGAGAAAACAACGTCAACTCTGTCGTCCACACCGATGCCGAAGTGGAGAGATCACTTGACATGGAACATTCAAGTTGTaacaatggtggggtggttgattCTCCCAGGAGCCATGACACAGATAACTCTGAGCATTTCACACAAGAAGATTGCAATTCAATTACTGAAGTTGATGACCTAGCGGAGACTAGCACTACGGCAACAGCAAACGGTGCGAGTGACACCGAACGTATGGTCCCAGATGCTGCTGCTAGCTTCTTCGAAGAAGCTATGGAGATCATGAAATCTAGAAGAAGCACACCAGAATTGCCACAAGATCTCGACGGCGGCATCATATTTGAGCACGCTTATCTTGTGGGGTCGAAAGAGCTGAACCATCTTCTGTTCAGACCTGACTCTCAGTTCTTCAAAGACGTGCGCGAGCTTCAAGGTACCATGGACTACGAGGAGCAGCCGTGGACATGGAAGAGCGCGGATCCTCCTAGCTTAACTAGGACATGCCGATACACCACAGGCGCATCTAATAAGTTTATGAAAGCCGTCAAGACCAGTGAGGAGCAGACGTACCTTAGAGCAGACGGCAAGAGTTTTGTGGTCACGGCTCGTGTCCGTACTCCCGAAGTGCCCTTCGGGAACTGTTTCGCAGTCGTCCTGCTCTACAAGATAGTCCACAGGACCGGCGAAGAAGGCGCGCATCTGACTGTATCATACAACGTAGACTTCCTTCAGAGCACCATGATGAGAAGCGTGATCGAGGGGAGTGTTCGAGACGGGCTGAGAGAAAATTTCCAGGGTTTCGCTCAAGTATTGTCTAGGCATGTTGTTGAAGTGGCCGGTTCTGTCGGGATGAGCAAAGAGCAGTTGCTGGCGCCATTGCAGGTAGAACACCGCCAGTCAGATATCAGGCTCGCTTACAGGTACTTTTGCAATTTCACTGCCGTTTCGACGGTGCTGTTTGCACTGTATGTTCTTGTGCACATCTTTCTGTCAGGACCAGCAGGCCTTGAGTTCAGTGGTCTAGATCTACCTGACTCATTCGGAGAGCTGATCACAGCTGGCGTACTAGTCCTCCAATTGCAGCGCTTACTGAATATGGTGACCCATTTTGTAGAGGCAAGGTTACAGAGAG GAAGTGATCATGGGGTTAAAGCAAATGGTGACGGTTGGCTGTTAACTGTTGCCCTGCTAGAGGCCACAAGCTTGCCACCTGGATCGGTTGACCCTTATGTTGTGCTCAGCTGTAATGGCATAACAAGAACAAGTTCTGTCCAGCTTCAGACTCTGGAACCTCAATGGAACG AGATAATGGAGTTTGGCGCCATGGAAGAAGCACCTGCCGTGCTGGACGTTGAAGTTTTCAATTTCGTTGGTCCATTCGGTGTGGCGATTTCCATTGGACACGCTGAAATTAACTTCCTGAAACACACATCAGTAGAGCTGGCAGACATATGGGTGCCGTTGCAAGGAAAACTCGCGCAGACATGTAAGAGCCGGTTACATCTGAGAGTATTTCTAGAGAACACGAAAGGACCGGAGACAACAATGAGAGAATACATGAGTAAGATGGAGAAGGAGGTTGGTAAAAAG TTGCATGTGCGGTCGCCTCACAGGAATTCTACATTCCAGAAGCTCTTTAATCTGCCACAGGAAGAATTCCTTATAGCGGATTACGCATGCTCTTTGAGAAGAAAGCTGCCTTTGCAG ggGAGGCTGTTTGTGTCCGCCAGAATAGTTGGCTTCTACGCTAATCTGTTTGGACACAAAACGAAATTCTTCTTTCTATGGGAAGACGTGGAGGAGATCCAAGTGCTACAGCCATCTTTCACAACGGTAGGCACCCCGTCTCTGCTGTTCATTCTGAAGAGTGGCCGGGGACTCGACGCGAAGAGTGGTGCAAAGTCCCAAGACAAGGAAGGGAGGCTCAAGTTTCAGTTCCACTCCTTTGCATCGTTCAGCAAGGCTAGCAG GACAATAATTGGTCTGTGGAAATCGAAATCGTCGGCCGTTGAACAGAGGGAAGAGCATCATGAAGAAGATGCGAGCTCACTTGATCTTGATTGA
- the LOC103648570 gene encoding protein NBR1 homolog, protein MDLRYSHAWPRINAWDLVVKVKYGDTLKRFNVSVNGSHLEHDLPALRLKISIAFKFNSDTEYTLTYTDDDGDDVMLDDDNELRDAAVNQKLNPLRISVQLKGGNVETARTEQHTTNLKSTRSTSLEDELAQVKSAIDEALQFVPEQIPAVLAKLSHDLHSRAALSAPTLAELLYRIVELVVRSSNIQPSGGSGVGSQKIGNSKAKLETTTMSVSASNSPDMQNPETPENGLKSVLLENPAAKKDQVSLCPSVEDSLVFTSLGGRKSEPKRNADNETEIKLDARSKGKSAMSSVLPASTTSHGASTQRPVHVPSMRENKLIYGTTPTYTSCESNGTAHGSLQSIFPLPHVVFPPCSPVSPPYNLTFGTCWRLPKAPNRTNGKNSGDMMSIFSPPHNIYGPSEYTPSSVGTCFPNWNSHDRMASLHCNVPNPEGKSFGSSYRGLDANFGSIAQCEHHRWVQCYGCGVTHIVGSRYKSDLEDEYDLCDDCFSHIDNGAEYTRLDSSASRCAPVAKTNSLLKDVTVPDGTTMAPSHPFTKIWRVRNNGSTRWPYGTKLVWDGGHLAPPNFMHVQISVNGMINPCEETDVAVDFLAPARPGRYISYWRLALPSGQRFGQRIWVYIKVEQPIQSSGGKQAAVNQAKLKRLTLDIDSNIFYSEHFYGCPGIPEANSKPFTPYIETNNVFSESFPRCPGSFQETMKLEESRPARGDMLSVPTTVAPVQIPATDVSAESSLDSIPGGVTASEAFALPNPLPMLPVSSSAPVVDDYVHMCAPAASIAPVPATPLPEQVVNHMEGKLMGELEGLGFMQADLNKHILRQNNYDLDQSVAHLRDYDAWDALEFFKLVNLPLSRMFVLFSFSSDRQRQITIFPSHLSKLINTLSPKFPVQKTIKKKISENETSMNHEAECGVALDYLLGYIN, encoded by the exons GTCAAATATGGTGACACTTTGAAGCGTTTCAATGTTTCTGTGAATGGTTCACACTTAGAGCATGATCTGCCTGCCCTTCGCTTGAAGATTTCAATTGCCTTTAAGTTCAATTCTGACACTGAGTACACTCTCACCTATACTGATGATGATGGAGATGATGTCATGCTGGATGATGATAATGAGCTACGTGATGCTGCTGTTAATCAGAAACTAAACCCTCTTAGGATTAGTGTTCAATTGAAGGGCGGCAATGTTGAGACAGCTCGGACAGAACAGCACACCACAAATTTGAAGTCTACTAGGTCAACATCCCTCGAAGATGAACTAGCTCAGGTGAAATCAGCTATTGATGAAGCTTTACAGTTTGTACCAGAGCAAATTCCTGCTGTCTTAGCAAAACTATCTCACGACTTGCACTCTAGAGCTGCGTTATCTGCACCAACATTGGCTGAATTGCTGTATCGTATTGTTGAACTGGTAGTACGAAGCAGCAACATTCAACCTTCTGGTGGCTCTGGAGTTGGTTCACAAAAAATTGGAAATTCAAAGGCTAAGCTTGAAACTACAACTATGTCAGTTTCAGCATCAAATTCCCCAGACATGCAAAATCCCGAGACACCTGAAAATGGTCTTAAGAGTGTGCTATTGGAAAATCCCGCTGCTAAAAAAGATCAGgtgtcattatgtccttcagttgAGGATTCACTGGTTTTTACTAGCTTAGGTGGAAGGAAATCTGAACCCAAACGGAATGCTGATAATGAAACAGAGATAAAATTGGATGCTCGCAGTAAAGGTAAATCTGCCATGTCCTCTGTGCTGCCTGCTTCCACCACATCTCATGGTGCTTCTACACAACGACCTGTTCATGTGCCATCAATGCGCGAAAACAAACTAATATATGGAACAACCCCTACCTATACTTCCTGTGAATCCAATGGGACAGCTCATGGTAGTTTGCAGTCGATATTCCCTCTTCCACATGTAGTCTTCCCTCCTTGCTCACCAGTTTCCCCCCCTTATAATCTTACCTTTGGaacctgttggagactt ccgaaggcccccaacagaaccAATGGAAAAAATAGCGGTGATATGATGTCAATTTTCTCCCCTCCACACAACATCTATGGTCCTTCTGAGTACACACCTTCGTCTGTTGGTACGTGTTTTCCTAATTGGAACTCACATGATCGTATGGCCTCTTTGCATTGTAATGTACCCAATCCAGAAGGCAAATCTTTTGGGAGTTCTTACAGAGGTCTTGACGCCAATTTCGGGAGCATTGCACAATGCGAGCATCATAGATGGGTACAATGTTATGGATGTGGTGTGACACATATTGTTGGGTCTCGCTACAAGTCTGATCT TGAAGATGAATATGATCTGTGTGATGATTGTTTTTCTCACATTGACAATGGGGCTGAATATACCAGATTGGACAGTTCTGCTTCAAGATGT GCTCCCGTGGCAAAAACAAACTCTCTCCTCAAGGATGTTACTGTACCTGATGGAACAACAATGGCACCTTCACACCCATTTACCAAGATTTGGCGGGTACGTAACAATGGGTCTACCAGGTGGCCGTATGGCACCAAGCTTGTCTGGGATGGTGGTCACTTAGCTCCCCCAA ATTTTATGCACGTGCAGATTTCGGTAAACGGGatgataaatccatgtgaagagaCTGACGTAGCTGTTGACTTCCTTGCCCCTGCAAGGCCTGGTCGGTACATATCTTACTGGAGATTGGCACTACCCTCAGGCCAGAGATTTGGTCAGCGAATTTGGGTTTATATTAAG GTGGAGCAACCTATTCAATCTAGTGGCGGCAAACAGGCTGCTGTGAATCAAGCAAAACTGAAGCGCCTCACACTTGATATTGATTCAAACATTTTTTACTCAGAACATTTCTATGGATGCCCTGGAATCCCAGAAGCGAACAGCAAGCCTTTCACACCTTATATTGAGACAAACAATGTGTTCTCAGAATCTTTCCCTAGATGCCCTGGAAGCTTTCAGGAAACCATGAAACTTGAGGAATCTAGGCCTGCTCGTGGTGATATGCTCTCTGTCCCAACAACAGTTGCACCGGTGCAAATTCCTGCCACTGATGTTTCTGCCGAGTCTTCACTGGATTCAATACCTGGTGGTGTGACTGCATCTGAAGCCTTTGCCCTGCCCAATCCTCTGCCTATGCTCCCTGTTAGCTCCTCTGCGCCTGTCGTTGATGATTATGTTCACATGTGTGCTCCAGCAGCTAGTATTGCTCCTGTTCCAGCAACGCCCTTGCCTGAACAGGTCGTCAACCACATGGAGGGGAAGCTGATGGGTGAGCTGGAGGGTCTGGGCTTCATGCAGGCTGACCTGAACAAGCATATACTCCGGCAGAACAACTACGACCTGGATCAGTCTGTTGCCCATCTCCGTGACTACGATGCGTGGGATGCACTTGAGTTCTTTAAGCTG GTTAATTTGCCCCTATCGCGAATGTTCGTGCTCTTCTCGTTCAGTTCCGACAGACAGAGACAAATTACTATTTTCCCCTCCCACCTCTCAAAATTAATTAACACTTTGTCACCAAAGTTCCCTGTTCAGAAAACCATTAAGAAAAAAATCTCGGAAAATGAAACAAGCATGAACCACGAGGCAGAGTGTGGAGTGGCGTTGGATTACTTGCTTGGTTACATAAATTGA
- the LOC103646318 gene encoding protein FAR1-RELATED SEQUENCE 6 codes for MDTLHSDPYSRSSLQLQIRDGSMSFENNSAVLDKHEVVSPRVGMTFETVDLAYQFYLEYGYRAGFGVSKRTSHSVDGVKYRATFVCYKGGIARIKPGLKARRRLVAKTGCKAMMVVKFNASENHWEVVFVELEHNHPCNPEMVRFMMCFKDLPDWQREHRPFNAKTRLNPKIHSGRGRPPNQNKDFMVRSFSQSNYSIDGAGKTGKLRFAEGDVEALLVFFDKMQAQNSNFFYNWDMDDEGRLKNVCWVDARSRVAYQHFCDVICFDTVYLTYQFVIPLVAFLGINHHGQFVLLGCGLLGDESPETFAWLFKKWLKCMNDKSPEAIVTTHSRPVVKAVSEVFPNTRHRYNLWHIMKELPEMSGRVEDKEAVSLRMKKVVYDTITSADFEREWAEMINQYNLHDNQWLTTLFEERAKWVPAYVKDTFWAGISTVRRSERLEAFFDGYITPETTIKTFIEQFDTAMKLRSDREAYDDFRSFQQRPQVLSGLLFEEQFANVYTINMFQKFQDQLKQLMNVNCTEVSRNGSIVTYTVTVIGKERKFDYRVMYNSAEKEVWCICRSFQFKGILCSHALAVLKQELVMLIPPKYILDRWRKDYKCPEEPKETPISQKAAKDTGKGSKPENIREDQVDNLYKHGHQYFADIVEMGATDPDAMEYVLSVMKEAKEKVRKFEESRKEKRPGEGPVSAGKKGAKFSKPSTQEVGNTTSVSTPTEAVASVTVVSSPPMAAAPTMMAMAPPSAAVAGGMFLVPMHPHPLVFPPFPPAVPPAVAPVAPPAAPATNVVSNTSKKRKKRKGNN; via the coding sequence ATGGACACCCTTCATAGCGACCCTTATTCCAGGAGCAGCTTGCAACTGCAAATTAGGGATGGCTCCATGTCCTTTGAGAACAACAGTGCAGTTTTGGATAAACATGAGGTTGTCAGCCCTCGAGTTGGCATGACCTTTGAGACGGTTGATCTGGCATATCAATTCTACTTAGAGTATGGCTATCGTGCAGGCTTTGGGGTCTCAAAGAGAACTTCCCACAGTGTTGATGGGGTTAAATACCGTGCTACATTTGTTTGTTACAAAGGTGGCATAGCTAGGATTAAGCCTGGCCTCAAAGCTCGAAGGAGGCTTGTTGCAAAGACTGGTTGCAAAGCAATGATGGTAGTGAAGTTTAATGCCAGTGAGAACCATTGGGAAGTGGTTTTTGTCGAGTTGGAACATAACCACCCATGCAATCCTGAGATGGTCAGATTCATGATGTGCTTTAAAGACCTTCCTGACTGGCAAAGGGAGCACCGCCCATTCAATGCCAAAACTCGATTGAACCCGAAGATTCACTCTGGTAGAGGCAGGCCACCCAACCAAAACAAAGATTTCATGGTGAGATCCTTCTCCCAGTCAAATTATTCCATCGATGGGGCAGGGAAGACTGGAAAGTTAAGGTTTGCAGAGGGTGACGTTGAAGCACTCTTAGTTTTTTTTGATAAGATGCAAGCTCAAAACTCCAACTTCTTCTATAACTGGGACATGGACGATGAAGGTCGTCTCAAGAACGTTTGCTGGGTTGATGCTAGATCCAGAGTTGCATATCAACACTTCTGTGATGTTATTTGCTTTGATACTGTCTATTTGACATATCAGTTTGTCATTCCATTGGTCGCATTTTTGGGAATCAACCATCATGGGCAGTTTGTGTTGTTAGGATGTGGTCTACTTGGAGACGAGTCTCCAGAGACCTTTGCGTGGTTATTCAAAAAATGGCTAAAATGTATGAATGATAAATCACCTGAAGCAATTGTTACGACTCATTCAAGGCCAGTAGTCAAAGCAGTCAGTGAAGTATTTCCAAATACTCGGCACAGATACAACCTTTGGCATATAATGAAAGAACTTCCTGAAATGTCTGGAAGAGTTGAGGATAAAGAAGCAGTCAGTCTGAGAATGAAAAAAGTAGTCTATGATACAATTACATCAGCTGATTTTGAGAGGGAGTGGGCTGAAATGATCAACCAATATAATCTCCATGATAACCAGTGGCTTACAACCTTGTTTGAAGAGAGGGCAAAATGGGTACCAGCATATGTAAAGGATACTTTTTGGGCTGGTATCTCCACTGTTCGCCGTAGTGAACGATTGGAGGCCTTTTTTGATGGATATATTACACCAGAAACCACAATAAAGACGTTCATTGAACAATTCGATACTGCTATGAAGCTCAGGTCTGATCGAGAAGCCTATGATGATTTCCGTTCATTTCAACAAAGGCCACAAGTCCTGTCTGGTCTTCTGTTTGAGGAGCAATTTGCAAATGTTTATACAATAAATATGTTCCAGAAATTCCAGGATCAGTTGAAGCAGCTGATGAATGTGAATTGCACTGAAGTCAGTAGGAATGGTTCAATAGTGACATACACGGTGACAGTAATTGGAAAGGAGAGGAAGTTTGACTACAGAGTGATGTATAACAGTGCTGAGAAAGAAGTGTGGTGCATCTGCAGGTCATTCCAGTTTAAAGGTATTTTATGTAGCCATGCTCTTGCTGTCTTGAAGCAAGAGCTTGTGATGCTAATACCTCCCAAATATATTCTTGATCGATGGCGAAAGGACTACAAATGCCCTGAGGAACCTAAGGAAACCCCCATTTCACAGAAAGCTGCTAAAGATACAGGGAAGGGCTCAAAACCAGAAAACATTCGGGAAGATCAAGTGGACAATCTCTACAAGCATGGACACCAGTACTTTGCTGACATTGTGGAAATGGGAGCTACTGACCCTGATGCGATGGAATACGTCCTTTCTGTGATGAAAGAAGCTAAAGAGAAAGTGCGCAAGTTTGAGGAGTCTCGAAAAGAGAAGAGGCCTGGAGAGGGTCCAGTTTCTGCTGGTAAAAAAGGGGCGAAGTTTTCGAAGCCATCCACACAAGAAGTTGGCAATACAACATCAGTTTCGACTCCGACTGAAGCAGTGGCTTCGGTCACAGTGGTGTCATCTCCTCCAATGGCGGCAGCCCCAACAATGATGGCTATGGCGCCACCTTCAGCAGCTGTGGCCGGAGGAATGTTTTTAGTACCAATGCACCCGCATCCCTTGGTGTTCCCACCCTTCCCCCCTGCAGTCCCACCAGCGGTAGCTCCTGTAGCACCACCTGCTGCACCAGCAACCAATGTTGTCTCCAACACCTCAAAGAAGCGAAAGAAAAGAAAGGGGAATAATTGA